GCCTGTGTCGCGGATAATCTTGTCCGCCTTCATTCCGGCGAGTTCCACGGAATTGCTCTTGGGGGCAAGCGAGAGGTATATAGCGACCTCGTCGAGCCCGATTAAGCCTTCGGGGATTCCCATAAAGTCGAATGCTTCGCGGGCGGCATTGGCAAGCAGGATTGCGTTCGGGTCCGCCAGGCCCACGTCTTCCATGGCCATGCGCATGAGCCTGCGCAAAATAAATCGTGGGTCTTCGCCGCCTTGCAGCATGCGGTGCAGCCAGTATACGGCGGCGTCCGGGTCAGAACCCCGCACCGACTTGTGCAACGCCGAGATCAGGTTGTAGTGTTCTTCGCCGTTCTTGTCGTAACGCAGCGGCTTTTTGTACTGGAATTCTTCCAGCAATTTTTCATCAATCTTTTTACGGTCTCCAAGGCTCTTGCCAATCCATTCCAACTGGTTCAGCAAAAAGCGGGCGTCGCCTTCGGACTGTGCGATTAGTTTGTCTACAACAGCATCTTCGATTTCTACGTCGGTCAGTTGCAAACCTCGCGGATGTTCTTTGAGGGCGCTAAAAATCAGCGTGCGTAGGTCGTCCTTGCTTAGCGGTGCGAACAAAATAAGCTGACAGCGACTCAGGAGGGCGCCGTTCACTTCGAAGCCTGGGTTCTCGGTGGTGGCGCCTATGAGCGTCACCGTGCCGTCCTCGACGGCACCCAACAGCGCGTCCTGCTGGCCTTTGTTGAAGCGGTGGATTTCGTCAATGAACAGGATGGTGTCCATGAACGCGCCCTTCATTTTGCGGGCTTCGGCAAGGACTTCCTTCACTTCCTTCACTCCGCTCGACACTGCCGAGAGCGAGATGAAACGTTTTTTCGTTTTTTGCTTAATTACGTGCGCGAGGCTCGTTTTGCCGCAACCCGGAGGCCCCCAAAAGATCATGCTCGGCACGGAGTCGTTCTCGAGGCTCTTGCGGAGCAGACTCTGTTCGCCCAGAATCTTGTTCTGGCCTAAAAATTCGTCCAGGTTCTGCGGGCGCAGTCTTTCAGCGAGCGGCTGGTCCATGGGGCAGGCTATTCCTCGGTTTCCTTGAATTCGAACTTGGCGAAACTCGCGGGCAGCTCGCGTGTGGGCCTGCCGTTTTTGAGCATACAGTGCAGCGTGCTTCCCATGGTGCAGAGTTTCCCGTTCACGGTCGCCCTGTATTCGAAGCGGATGCGCAACTTGTCTACGCGGATCATGGTGGTCTCGATATCCACGAATTCCCCATAGTGCGTGGGCGCCTTGAATTGTACGTTCAGTTCAAGTACCGGGCTCGCGAAGCCTTCGGCTTCCATGTCGGCGTAGCTCGCACCCGCCTCGCGGAAGTATTCGGTGCGGGCCTGTTCGAACCACACCGCGTATACGGAGTGGTGGACGATTCCCATTTGGTCGGTCTCGGCGTAGCGGACTTCAATGTGTGCTGTATGTTTGAAAGAGCAGGTTTCCATGGACAAAATATATCAATCTTTAGAAATGACGGGGAACAGCATCGGTTCCACCTTCTTGAAGCATTCCGGTTTTTCGTTGGTCGGCACGCCATCTTTGGTAAAGGCGTGCAGGGTGGTTGCCGTGGCGCACAGCTCGCCCTTAACGAGGAGACGGTACTGGAATCTCCATTTTAGCTTGTTAACCCGGGTGATGGCTGATTCAATGTCCACGGTGTCGCCGAACTTGCACGACTTTCGGTAGCGGACAACCAATTCCAGTACAGGACTCTCGAACCCTTCCTTCTCGATTTCGGTATAGGGCGCGCCGATGGACTTGAAGAAGTCGATGCGGGCCTGCTCGAACCAAATGGGGTAGGAGGCGTGGTGGACTACGCCCATGGCGTCGGTTTCCGCGTAGCGGACCTCGATATGGGAGGTGTGGACATATGTTTTTTGTTCCATGAACTAAAATATAACAAGATAGCGGGATTTCATCAAAAAGAACTGCACTTTTGTTCACTTATTCGTCTATTCACAATCTATCAACACTTTGTTCATTGTTATGTTGACTCAAATATTTGGGAAAGGTTCAAAAAAGCAAAAAATTTTTCGCTAAGTGCTTGATTTTTATTGACAAAACCCATCAAATCTTATTAAATTTGGCTCACTTCAATATCCTCAGGGGTGTTGGGGTCTTGCCAAAGTAGCTCAGCTGGTAGAGCAGCTGATTTGTAATCAGCCGGT
This genomic window from Fibrobacter sp. UWP2 contains:
- a CDS encoding replication-associated recombination protein A — encoded protein: MDQPLAERLRPQNLDEFLGQNKILGEQSLLRKSLENDSVPSMIFWGPPGCGKTSLAHVIKQKTKKRFISLSAVSSGVKEVKEVLAEARKMKGAFMDTILFIDEIHRFNKGQQDALLGAVEDGTVTLIGATTENPGFEVNGALLSRCQLILFAPLSKDDLRTLIFSALKEHPRGLQLTDVEIEDAVVDKLIAQSEGDARFLLNQLEWIGKSLGDRKKIDEKLLEEFQYKKPLRYDKNGEEHYNLISALHKSVRGSDPDAAVYWLHRMLQGGEDPRFILRRLMRMAMEDVGLADPNAILLANAAREAFDFMGIPEGLIGLDEVAIYLSLAPKSNSVELAGMKADKIIRDTGTLPVPRAFRNSVTRVGKQLGYGVDYQYDHDSPGAYSAQEHLPKQLEGTVIYEPKPYGKEKAMGEKLALLKQAKKEKNGEN
- a CDS encoding thioesterase family protein, which produces METCSFKHTAHIEVRYAETDQMGIVHHSVYAVWFEQARTEYFREAGASYADMEAEGFASPVLELNVQFKAPTHYGEFVDIETTMIRVDKLRIRFEYRATVNGKLCTMGSTLHCMLKNGRPTRELPASFAKFEFKETEE
- a CDS encoding thioesterase family protein encodes the protein MEQKTYVHTSHIEVRYAETDAMGVVHHASYPIWFEQARIDFFKSIGAPYTEIEKEGFESPVLELVVRYRKSCKFGDTVDIESAITRVNKLKWRFQYRLLVKGELCATATTLHAFTKDGVPTNEKPECFKKVEPMLFPVISKD